A segment of the Mycobacterium intracellulare ATCC 13950 genome:
CGTCCCTGGGACCCACACTCGACGCCGCACGAATCCGGTCAACTCTGTGGGCGCGCCCCGAGCACATCGCGAAACAACGCCTGCCGCAACGCGAGTTCACGGGGGTCGCTCCACAGGTGAAACCCGAGCCGGTTCATGACGTAGGCGAAGCCGATGCCCGTGTCGGGGTCCGCACATCCGATGAACCGAACGTGAAGTGCGGCACCGGCTTACAGAAGCCGAGCGAATACGCCACGTCTACGTGCATCACCTTGTCGCGCACGCCCTGACTCGGCGAGATCGCCGGCGCCGCCAGGGACTCGAGCGTGGCGGCGCTCAGCGCCACCTCGGCGCCTCCGGCGGCGGCGCTGCCGTACACGCGCGCCACCGATCTGGCGGTTCCGATGCCGTTGACCGACGGGATCTCGACCGCCCGGACGTCGTCGCGGTTGTAGTCGCCGTTGAACGCGTTGACCCCCCGTGGGACCCCGACGGTGCGTGCCGTCAGGCCGACGGGATTGAGTGAGGCGCCGACGAACCCGGGGGGCATCACGCCCAGGTGCAGAAGTGTTTCCGCGCGCACCCAATTGTGGACGTGGGCGACTCGCGTGCGGTCGACCGAGTCCGGCAGGCCGATGTGCAGGTCGAGTCCTGACGGCGTGACGATCTCGTCGGCCAGGAATCGGCCCAGGGTGCGGCCGGCGGGGTCGCTGTGGCGGATCAATTCGGATTCGTACCAGCCCAGCGTGATCGCGTGGTATCCGTGCCGGGTGCCCGGTCGCCACGCCGGTGTCTGGGCGGCCAGGATCGGCGACAGCCGCTCCGGGTCGGCCACGTCGGCCAGCGTCGGCTTCGGTTTGAGCGCACACAGTCCGGCCTGATGTCCCAGCAGTTGGCGGACCGTGACATCCGCCTTTCCCGATTGGGCGAATTCCGGCCAGTAATCGGCGACCTTGGCGTCATAGGAGATGAGTCCGCGGGACACCGCCACCGCCACGACGAGGGCGGCCACCCCTTTGGTCGTGGAGAACATGTTCACCATCGTGTCGGGCCGCCACGGATCCTTGGTCAGTCCGTTCCGGTACCCGCCCCACAGGTCGACCACCTTGGCGCCGTCGCGGTAGACGGCGACGGCCGCGCCGACTTCCGCGCCGCCGCGAAGAGTCGCGCGGAAAGCGTCGGCCACCTTGCCGTAGCCGGCATCCACGTCGCCGCCGATCAAGTCCGGCGACACCGTCATCTTGAGAACCATCTGGCGCCTCCGAGTGGAGATTAGCCAGCCGGGTGCGCACGCGGGGCCGGTTTGGGCGCCCCGGTCAGTGGGCGCTTAGGCCGCAGCCGAGGTATTCAGCGCGGCATGCCCGACGGGCCAGTTTGCCGCTGGTGGTCCGCGGGATGGCGCCGGCCGGCAGCAGGCGCACGTCCGAGACCGTCAGGCCGTGTCGCCGCGAGACCGCCTCGTGGATCGCCTCGATCGCCGGCTGTGGGTCCTGACGGCTGGTGCCGGCGGCACGTTCGGCGACGACGACGAGCCGGTCGGTGCCCGGGTTGTTTTCGGCCGGTACGGAAAACGCCGTCACGTATCCGCGCCGAATCATCGGGGACGCCTCGGCGACGGTGGCCTCGATGTCGTGCGGATAGTGGTTGCGGCCCTCGATCGTGATGAGGTCCGCCATCCGCCCCGTCACGTACAGCTCGCCGTCGAGGTACACGCCCAGATCGCCGGTGCGCAACCACGAGCGTTGGAGATCGGCGCCGTGGGCATGGCTGCCGTCGGTCAGTCGCGATCGCAGTTCGGCGCCGAACGCCAGCCGAGTCGCCTCGGGCAGGCCCCAGTATCCGCGACCAATGTTGTTGCCCTGCAACCAGATTTCGCCCACCTGACCTTCGGGCAATTCGGCTGCGTTGCCGGGGTCGACGATCACGGCCCATTCGCTACGTGCCACCTGGCCACAGGACACCTGAGCGACGGCGTTGGGAGCGTCCGCGGGAACGCGGACCGCGTGCCCGGCGCCCAGTTGTTCGCGGTCGAAGTACACCGCCGTCGCTTCCGCCGTTGGGGCGATGGTCGCGACGAGCAGCGTCCCCTCGGCGATGCCGTAGGACGGTTTGAACGCAGTGCGGGGCAACCCGTATGGCGCGAACGCCTTGTTGAAGGTCCTGATCGCGTCGATGCTGACCGGTTCGGAGCCGATGATCATCACCACGTTGCGCAGATCGATGTCCTCGCCGCCGGTGGGCAGGCCGCGCTGTGCCGCCCACTCGTAGGCGAAGTTCGGCGCGGCGGTGACGACGTTGCCCTGCCGCGAGCCGTCGGACAGCGCCTGGATCCACCGCAATGGCCGGCGCACGAACGCGGCCGGAGACATCAGCGTGGAATGGCCGCCGTAGACGGCGGGAAAGCCGATCATCGACAAACCCATGTCGTGGTAGAGCGGTAACCAGCTGACGCCGTGGGTGTTTCGGTCCAAGAGGTCGATCGACAGGATCATCTGCACCAGGTTGGTGCCGACGGCGCGGTGGGTGATCTCCACGCCGACCGGCGGCCGGGTGGATCCCGACGTGTACTGCAGGTGCGACACGTCGTCCATGCCGAGCTCGGTCGCCTCGAACGACTCGCCGGCCGAATCGGGGATCTGGTCGATGGCGATCACTTCCGCCCGGCCCAGGTGGGGGTGGTCGGCCAGGAATTTCGCGACCGCGCCGTGCGCGGCGGTGGTCGTGAGCAGGACCGTGGGCTCCGAGTCGCGCAACGCGGTATCCAGGCGCTCGGCGTGCCCGGGCAATTCCGGGGCGAACAGCGGGACCGCGATGGCTCCGGCCTTGACGGCCGCGTAGAACCCGGCGACGTAGTCGATGCCCTGCGGCGCGAGGACCGCGACGCGCTCGCCACGGCTCGCGACTTGCTGGATGCGCGCGCCGATGGCTTCCAGCCGGACACCGAACTGGGTCCAGGTCACCTCGTCGGCCTTGCCATCCCCCGAGCCGCTGTAATCGAGGTAGCGATAGGCGACGGCGTCACCGACGTTGGCGATGTTGCGGTCGATCAGGGATATCAGGTTGACGCCGGGTGGCAGCGCGATACCCCCGTCGCCGTCCAGGCAGTCCTCGATTCGGAGCAGCCCGGGGACACCGGCGTCGCGCCGGGAACCGTGATCCATGCCGCCAGTCTAGGCAAGCCGATCAGGCGGGCCCTACGCCGACGAATCGGGAAACGCCAAGAGCGGCGGCCGCATTCGCTCATTCCGTGAGGTGTAGGTGGCCCCGTGGCCGGGTCCTGGTCGGGCGGGCGGTAGCCTACCGGCGAGCGGCGTCCAGGGCCATCGAAGGCCGTAGGGTTTGCTATCACCAGGAGTTGTCATGTCGGGCCGGAAGTTCTCCTTCGAAATCACCCGTACCAGCAGCGCACCCGCCGAGACGCTGTTTCGGCTCGTCGCTGATGGCGCCAACTGGTCGCAATGGGCCAAGCCGATCGTGTTGCGCTCGAGTTGGGCCCGCGAGGGCGATCCCGCACCGGGCGGGGTCGGGGCGATCCGCAAGGTGGGCATGTGGCCCGTCTTCGTGCAGGAGGAGACCGTCGCGTACGAACCGGACCGCCGCCACGCCTACAAGCTGGTGGGGCCGCCTACCCCGGCCAAGGACTACGCCGGCGAGGTGGTCTTCACGCCGAATGCGGCCGGCGGCACGGACATCCGCTGGACCGGCTCATTCACCGAGGGCGTTCGCGGAACCGGCCCGGTGATGCGCGCCGCGATGGGCGGGGCGGTGCGGTTCTTCTCCGGCCGCTTGGTGAAGGCGGCCGAGCGCGAGTCGAACGCCGGGCGTTAGTCAGCGCGAAATATGCGGTCCGCGAAGCACACTCGCGTGGCGGTTGGGTCGGTAAGCCGTTACTTGGACTCGACCTCGTCCTGATACTTCTTGGTCATGTGCGCGACCGCATCGAGCTGCGACTGCGCGAGGCTCTCCCGCGCCTGCCCGGCGCGCGCCGCCGCGTCCAGCGTCGGCTGAGCCTGGCCCTGAAAGTGCGGCATCACTTCGGCGGCGAACAATTCGGCGGATCGCCTGGTGGCGGCCGGATTCGCCCACTCGTGACCCATCTGCAGCATGCAACCGAACCCGCCGGACTGATCCCACAGCCTTTGCACCTGCTCGCGCGCCCGCTCGGGCGTGCCGATCACGCCCGCGCCGTTGTCGTTGATGACGTCGATCATCTCGTCGAGCTGTTCTCCCGGCATCGTCATCTGCGGGAACGCGGCCACCTTCTGGAAGTACCGGAACCACGGCTCGATGCCGAACTTGACCTCTTCGCGGGCCTGCTTTTCTGTCTCGGCGAGATGGAACAGGCCGACCAGGCTCCAGTTGCGGCGATCGACCTGCGCGCCGAAGGTCGCCGCGCGCTCCTCGACGATGTCCCAGTGGTACGACAGCGCGTTGAAGCCCTCGACGGTCAGCGTCGCCCCGATGGACAGCAGCCCGATGCCGTGCTTGCCGGCCAGCCGCGCCCCCGTCGGCGACGCGACCGCGGCGACCGACAGCGGGATCCCGCCATCGGAGTACGGGGCGAGCTGCAACCTGGCGTCGAACAGCTGATGGGTTGCCGTTTTGGCGCTGACCGTCTCCCCCGCCAGCAGCCGCACGACGATGTCGAGGTTCGTTTCCAGCAACTCGCGCGTGTCGGTGGGGGTGAGTCCGATCATCGACGAGTCGCTGGGCAGCGAGCCCGGCCCGACACCGCCGATGATGCGGCCGTGGGTGAGATGGTCCAGCAGCATCAGCCGATCCGCGACCCACAGCGGATTGTGATACGAGAGCGAAATCACCCCGGTGCCGAACCGGATTCGCTTTGCACGTTCGGCGGCGGCGGCGATGAAAATCTCCGGGGAGCTGATGATTTCGCTTCCGGCGGAATGGTGCTCGCCCAACCAGACTTCGTCAAAGCCAAGGGCGTCGAGATGCTCGATGAACGCGAGATCACGCTGCAGGGCCAGCGTCGGATTGGTGCCCGCGCGATGAAAGGGGGCGATGAAGTATCCAAACCTGAGCTTGCCCATGGGATCCCTTTGCAGTCGAGTCCCCCG
Coding sequences within it:
- a CDS encoding SRPBCC family protein, with translation MSGRKFSFEITRTSSAPAETLFRLVADGANWSQWAKPIVLRSSWAREGDPAPGGVGAIRKVGMWPVFVQEETVAYEPDRRHAYKLVGPPTPAKDYAGEVVFTPNAAGGTDIRWTGSFTEGVRGTGPVMRAAMGGAVRFFSGRLVKAAERESNAGR
- a CDS encoding LLM class flavin-dependent oxidoreductase, giving the protein MGKLRFGYFIAPFHRAGTNPTLALQRDLAFIEHLDALGFDEVWLGEHHSAGSEIISSPEIFIAAAAERAKRIRFGTGVISLSYHNPLWVADRLMLLDHLTHGRIIGGVGPGSLPSDSSMIGLTPTDTRELLETNLDIVVRLLAGETVSAKTATHQLFDARLQLAPYSDGGIPLSVAAVASPTGARLAGKHGIGLLSIGATLTVEGFNALSYHWDIVEERAATFGAQVDRRNWSLVGLFHLAETEKQAREEVKFGIEPWFRYFQKVAAFPQMTMPGEQLDEMIDVINDNGAGVIGTPERAREQVQRLWDQSGGFGCMLQMGHEWANPAATRRSAELFAAEVMPHFQGQAQPTLDAAARAGQARESLAQSQLDAVAHMTKKYQDEVESK
- a CDS encoding fatty acyl-AMP ligase, translated to MDHGSRRDAGVPGLLRIEDCLDGDGGIALPPGVNLISLIDRNIANVGDAVAYRYLDYSGSGDGKADEVTWTQFGVRLEAIGARIQQVASRGERVAVLAPQGIDYVAGFYAAVKAGAIAVPLFAPELPGHAERLDTALRDSEPTVLLTTTAAHGAVAKFLADHPHLGRAEVIAIDQIPDSAGESFEATELGMDDVSHLQYTSGSTRPPVGVEITHRAVGTNLVQMILSIDLLDRNTHGVSWLPLYHDMGLSMIGFPAVYGGHSTLMSPAAFVRRPLRWIQALSDGSRQGNVVTAAPNFAYEWAAQRGLPTGGEDIDLRNVVMIIGSEPVSIDAIRTFNKAFAPYGLPRTAFKPSYGIAEGTLLVATIAPTAEATAVYFDREQLGAGHAVRVPADAPNAVAQVSCGQVARSEWAVIVDPGNAAELPEGQVGEIWLQGNNIGRGYWGLPEATRLAFGAELRSRLTDGSHAHGADLQRSWLRTGDLGVYLDGELYVTGRMADLITIEGRNHYPHDIEATVAEASPMIRRGYVTAFSVPAENNPGTDRLVVVAERAAGTSRQDPQPAIEAIHEAVSRRHGLTVSDVRLLPAGAIPRTTSGKLARRACRAEYLGCGLSAH